The Polynucleobacter sp. MWH-UH2A DNA segment GGCGAAAAAATTACCCAAACTCAATCTGCTATCGTTCTGGAAAGCTTAATCAGTCAGTTCTTGTACAACAAGGCAGCTGATAGCGGTCAAGAGAAAAGCGCAGCTAAATAATGTTTTTAGTAGTTGGCCAGATTAACAAGATGAAACGTTTTCTCTTGCTTTGCATGGCTGCCGTACTAGTTGGTTGCGCTTCTATTCCTGCTGGAGTGGAGCCTTCTCCCCAAGATCCTTGGGAATCATTTAATCGATCCGTATTTGAATTCAATGAGGGTTTGGATGCTTATCTGCTGAAGCCCGTTGTTGCTGGATATCGATTTGTGTTGCCTGAGTTTGTGCGTGAGGGCATTTATAACTTCTTTAGTAACTACAACGATATTTACACGGCGTTGTTCAATCTATTGCAAGGCAAGCCTGGCTATGCTTTCAATGACTTTATGCGGGTTGCTGTCAATACCACGATGGGGCTTGGCGGTTTATTGGATTTAGCTACCCCTGGTGGCCTCGAGAAGCATAAAGAGGATTGGGGTCAAACACTTGGCGTATGGGGCGTTCCAGCTGGCCCATATGTGGTTCTTCCATTCTTTGGACCAAGCAATGTGCGCGATACCTTTGGAACGGTTGCCGACTTAGAGTCTGATTATTTATTCAGATTGCTTCCGGACGTAGCCTTACGTAACAGTATTACTGGCCTACGCGTGGTGAATGCCCGTAATACCTATTACGAGGCGGGTGATTTATTAGATGGGGCTGCAATTGATAAATACAGCTTTATGCGAGATGCTTATATCCAGAGGCGCCAGTATCAGATCAACGAGGGTCGTGATGATGAAGAGCCGCCAATGCCTGCTTATGAAAATCCGTATGAGTAAGCGCAGCGCTTAAACGTCTAAAATAAGACCTAGTTAAATAAGACCCAGTAAAGCGCGTTGAAAGATAGCCTCTATGAAAAACATTAAAGTCATTGCACTATTTTTTGCCCTAACTATGTTTTTGTTTTCGGGGACATCTCATGCGCAAACTCCTGATGCAGCAACACCTCCTGATGCTCTCATTAAGATGGTCGTGACTGATGTGATGGCCTCGGTAAAGGCTGATCCTGAAATTCAAAAAGGCAGCATTCCAAAGATTGTTGATTTAGTGGAAAAGAAAATTGTTCCCTATACCGATATGCGCCGTACAACTGAGATGGCGATGGGCCCAAATTGGAAAAAGGCGAGCGCAGAACAGCAAGCGCAATTGACTTCAGAATTTAAAAACTTATTGATCCGAACTTACTCGGGTGCATTAAGTCAGCTGCGTGAACAGACGGTGCAATTCAAAGCCTTGCGTGCCGCACCCGATGACAATGAAGTGGTTGTAAAAACTGTTGTTCTGGGCCGTGGTGATCCTGTGCCTTTAGATTACCGTCTAGAGAAGACGGATAAAGGCTGGAAGGTTTATGACATGAACATCATGGGGGTCTGGTTAATTGAGGCTTACCGCAATCAATTTGCCAATCAGATCAGCCAAAATGGTATTGAGGGGCTAGTGAAGTTTTTACAAGAGCGTAATAAACAGCTAGCAAGCGCTAAGCCTGCAAACTAAATACATTCAGCAAATGCCTTTTTCTTTGCCTGCTTCCGTTACGCAAGAAACTGCAACACAGTTGGAGATCGAAGGCTTACGCAATCTCGCAAGTCTAAGTTCTATTGACTGCTCTCAGTTGAAAGATTTTGACTCGACGGTCTTAGCAGTACTCTTGGCTTGGAGAAAAAAGTTGCATGAAAATAATCAATCCTTGTTAATTGAGTGTGCTCCAGAAAAACTCAAAGTATTGGCCAAGGTGTATGGCGTTTCCACTTTGCTAGGTCTCTAAGTAAAAAAATAAAACAGAAGCATGCACTCAGCAATTTCGATTCAGCATATTTC contains these protein-coding regions:
- a CDS encoding VacJ family lipoprotein, whose product is MKRFLLLCMAAVLVGCASIPAGVEPSPQDPWESFNRSVFEFNEGLDAYLLKPVVAGYRFVLPEFVREGIYNFFSNYNDIYTALFNLLQGKPGYAFNDFMRVAVNTTMGLGGLLDLATPGGLEKHKEDWGQTLGVWGVPAGPYVVLPFFGPSNVRDTFGTVADLESDYLFRLLPDVALRNSITGLRVVNARNTYYEAGDLLDGAAIDKYSFMRDAYIQRRQYQINEGRDDEEPPMPAYENPYE
- a CDS encoding phospholipid-binding protein MlaC, yielding MFLFSGTSHAQTPDAATPPDALIKMVVTDVMASVKADPEIQKGSIPKIVDLVEKKIVPYTDMRRTTEMAMGPNWKKASAEQQAQLTSEFKNLLIRTYSGALSQLREQTVQFKALRAAPDDNEVVVKTVVLGRGDPVPLDYRLEKTDKGWKVYDMNIMGVWLIEAYRNQFANQISQNGIEGLVKFLQERNKQLASAKPAN
- a CDS encoding lipid asymmetry maintenance protein MlaB, with protein sequence MPFSLPASVTQETATQLEIEGLRNLASLSSIDCSQLKDFDSTVLAVLLAWRKKLHENNQSLLIECAPEKLKVLAKVYGVSTLLGL